One Microbacterium sp. W4I20 DNA window includes the following coding sequences:
- a CDS encoding carbohydrate ABC transporter permease, producing the protein MRSHRWFTPWLLLGPAVIWVLVFALWPFLNTVFLSFTDARPLRTPEFIGAANYDRMFGDEMFWNALTTCIIYVVVCVPLLTILPLLLALLVQKKLPGIAFFRTTFYFPVIASVVVVALIWTWLFDSRGIINQTLEFLGLVDKPMAFLVDRWLLLGCAILLTVWKGLGYYMVVYLAALGNVGKELHEAAMLDGAGAFRRFLSVTIPSVRGAMLLIAVLIAVSAMRVFAELDVLSKSTGGPGGYDMSLVMLIRQVGSGLNGNIGYASAISVALFLLTLIPLAAIAFMNREKKAKVPA; encoded by the coding sequence ATGAGATCCCACCGATGGTTCACGCCCTGGCTTCTCCTCGGCCCCGCCGTCATCTGGGTGCTGGTGTTCGCGCTCTGGCCGTTCCTCAACACGGTCTTCCTCAGCTTCACCGACGCGCGTCCGCTGCGCACACCCGAGTTCATCGGCGCGGCAAACTACGACCGCATGTTCGGCGACGAGATGTTCTGGAACGCCCTGACGACCTGCATCATCTACGTCGTCGTGTGCGTGCCGCTGCTCACGATCCTGCCGCTCCTGCTGGCCCTTCTCGTGCAGAAGAAGCTGCCGGGCATCGCGTTCTTCCGCACCACCTTCTACTTCCCCGTGATCGCGTCGGTCGTCGTGGTGGCGCTCATCTGGACCTGGCTGTTCGACAGCCGCGGCATCATCAACCAGACGCTCGAGTTCCTCGGACTCGTCGACAAGCCGATGGCGTTCCTCGTGGATCGCTGGCTGCTGCTGGGTTGCGCCATCCTGCTCACGGTGTGGAAGGGGCTCGGCTACTACATGGTCGTGTACCTCGCCGCCCTCGGCAACGTCGGCAAGGAGCTGCACGAGGCCGCGATGCTCGACGGTGCCGGCGCCTTCCGCCGCTTCCTCTCCGTCACGATCCCATCGGTGCGCGGGGCGATGCTCCTGATCGCCGTGCTCATCGCCGTCTCCGCGATGAGGGTGTTCGCCGAGCTCGACGTACTTTCCAAGAGCACCGGAGGACCCGGCGGCTACGACATGTCGCTGGTGATGCTGATCCGCCAGGTCGGCTCCGGCCTGAACGGCAACATCGGGTACGCGTCCGCGATCAGCGTGGCGCTGTTCCTCCTCACCCTCATCCCGCTCGCCGCGATCGCCTTCATGAATCGCGAGAAGAAGGCGAAGGTCCCCGCATGA
- a CDS encoding ABC transporter substrate-binding protein, which produces MRVPTRIAALAAFSIGVLALTSCTGGGGGSGDSGPIDTSGELSGSIQFQTWSLKNEKFTPYFEDLIDAFEKENPDVTVEWLDQPGDGYQEKILSQANADTLPDVLNLPPDIAYPLVAAGKLVDIDTADPDLKSVYNAGAWESYSQYPEVEGTYGLPWYLSSDASWWNLAQLAPFGVTEENLPTTVDELLTLAKKVATESDGKVQLLSSIPALDTFTAAGMEVINDKGEFDFNTDEAAEIIQAYADAYAAGAMPAEALTGDYGGNAEAYIQEKVAFTTGGTGFTTDLQKDAPALLENTVATQRLGVPPLYVQGLNVSADSDNKEAALAFAEFVTNEENQVAFSSLAVGTAPGTAAGGDKVVENISSSITDEKQLAAIDTVFTAMEGAKALPFQWTSDMATYMTQQIALAINGEADAATQLDKIVEYANANRVDQ; this is translated from the coding sequence ATGAGAGTTCCGACACGCATTGCCGCTCTGGCCGCATTCAGCATCGGCGTCCTGGCGCTGACGAGTTGCACCGGGGGCGGCGGAGGCTCCGGCGACAGCGGCCCCATCGACACCTCCGGCGAGCTGAGCGGATCGATCCAGTTCCAGACCTGGTCGCTCAAGAACGAGAAGTTCACGCCCTACTTCGAGGACCTGATCGACGCGTTCGAGAAGGAGAACCCCGACGTCACGGTCGAGTGGCTCGACCAGCCGGGCGACGGCTACCAGGAGAAGATCCTGAGCCAGGCGAACGCCGACACCCTCCCCGACGTGCTGAACCTGCCGCCGGACATCGCCTACCCGCTCGTCGCGGCCGGCAAGCTCGTCGACATCGACACGGCCGACCCCGATCTGAAGTCGGTCTACAACGCCGGCGCCTGGGAGTCCTACAGCCAGTACCCCGAGGTCGAGGGCACCTACGGGCTCCCCTGGTACCTCTCCAGCGACGCCTCGTGGTGGAACCTCGCGCAGCTCGCCCCGTTCGGCGTCACCGAGGAAAACCTGCCGACCACTGTCGACGAACTCCTCACCCTCGCGAAGAAGGTCGCCACCGAGTCCGACGGCAAGGTGCAGCTGCTCTCGTCGATCCCCGCGCTCGACACCTTCACGGCCGCCGGCATGGAGGTCATCAACGACAAGGGCGAGTTCGACTTCAACACCGACGAGGCCGCCGAGATCATCCAGGCCTACGCCGACGCCTACGCCGCGGGTGCGATGCCCGCCGAGGCGCTGACCGGCGACTACGGCGGGAACGCCGAGGCCTACATCCAGGAGAAGGTCGCGTTCACGACCGGAGGCACCGGCTTCACCACCGACCTGCAGAAGGATGCGCCGGCTCTGCTGGAGAACACCGTCGCGACGCAGCGCCTGGGCGTGCCGCCGCTCTACGTGCAGGGACTCAACGTCTCGGCCGACTCCGACAACAAGGAGGCCGCGCTCGCCTTCGCCGAGTTCGTGACCAACGAGGAGAACCAGGTCGCGTTCTCGTCGCTCGCCGTCGGCACCGCTCCTGGCACCGCTGCCGGAGGTGACAAGGTCGTGGAGAACATCTCCTCGTCGATCACCGACGAGAAGCAGCTCGCCGCGATCGACACCGTCTTCACTGCGATGGAAGGCGCGAAGGCGCTGCCGTTCCAGTGGACCTCCGACATGGCCACCTACATGACGCAGCAGATCGCCCTGGCGATCAACGGCGAGGCGGATGCTGCGACGCAGCTCGACAAGATCGTCGAGTACGCCAACGCGAACCGCGTGGACCAGTAA
- a CDS encoding glycosyl hydrolase, with amino-acid sequence MTQRGALDASLRFGANYTPSKDWMHSWLDFTPDDVRRDFAALAELGLDHVRVFPLWNVLQPNRTLIRAKAVDDVRTMVDIASEFGLDASVDVIQGHLSSFDFVPSWLYTWHDKNMFTDPKALEGQVALVDRLGQALREAPNFLGLTLGNETNQFSAHTHPSPWPVTQDEAGEWISALLAAADAAAPGHTNVHSEYDAVWFMDGHGFTPAHASRLGAMTTIHSWIFNGTAQRYGGRSVASDRHAEYLIELSRAFATDPDRVVWLQEVGAPSNCLEEDEMPGFLEATVRSAARTENLWGITWWCSHDVSRDLGDFPELEYSLGLVGQDGEAKPLGRRLAELIPELRVRQTPPARETAIVVDVDEREVPVSRAALSPGGVVFQAWVDACAAGLDPAFVTSRTAQDSAALEARGIRHLIRPDVSANEVDPYGSVNTVVGA; translated from the coding sequence ATGACGCAGCGTGGCGCTCTCGATGCTTCCCTGAGATTCGGGGCGAACTACACGCCGTCGAAGGACTGGATGCACTCCTGGCTCGACTTCACGCCCGACGACGTGCGCCGCGATTTCGCCGCGCTCGCCGAGCTGGGCCTCGACCATGTGCGTGTCTTCCCCCTGTGGAACGTGCTCCAGCCGAACCGCACGCTCATCCGCGCGAAGGCCGTCGACGACGTGCGCACCATGGTCGACATCGCCAGCGAGTTCGGGCTCGACGCCAGCGTCGACGTGATCCAGGGGCACCTGTCGAGCTTCGACTTCGTCCCGTCCTGGCTGTACACCTGGCACGACAAGAACATGTTCACCGATCCGAAGGCGCTGGAGGGGCAGGTCGCGCTCGTCGACCGGCTCGGACAGGCGCTGCGCGAGGCGCCGAACTTCCTCGGCCTGACCCTCGGCAACGAGACCAACCAGTTCTCGGCGCACACCCACCCCTCGCCGTGGCCGGTCACGCAGGACGAGGCGGGCGAGTGGATCTCGGCGCTGCTCGCGGCGGCGGATGCTGCGGCGCCCGGCCACACGAACGTGCACAGCGAGTACGACGCGGTCTGGTTCATGGACGGCCACGGGTTCACGCCCGCGCATGCCTCGCGCCTCGGCGCGATGACCACGATCCACTCCTGGATCTTCAACGGCACCGCGCAGCGCTACGGCGGGCGCTCGGTCGCGTCAGACCGGCACGCCGAGTACCTGATCGAGCTGTCCCGCGCCTTCGCGACCGACCCCGACCGGGTGGTCTGGCTGCAGGAGGTCGGTGCGCCCTCGAACTGCCTCGAAGAGGACGAGATGCCCGGGTTCCTGGAGGCGACGGTGCGCTCGGCCGCGCGCACCGAGAATCTCTGGGGTATCACCTGGTGGTGCTCGCACGACGTGAGCCGCGACCTCGGCGACTTCCCCGAGCTGGAGTACTCGCTCGGTCTGGTCGGGCAGGACGGGGAGGCGAAGCCCCTCGGACGCCGGCTGGCCGAGCTCATCCCCGAGCTTCGCGTGCGTCAGACGCCGCCGGCGCGGGAGACCGCGATCGTGGTCGACGTCGATGAGCGCGAGGTGCCCGTGAGCCGTGCGGCCCTGAGCCCCGGAGGAGTGGTGTTCCAGGCGTGGGTGGATGCCTGCGCGGCAGGACTCGACCCGGCGTTCGTCACTTCACGGACGGCCCAGGATTCTGCGGCGCTCGAGGCCCGCGGCATCCGTCATCTGATCCGCCCCGACGTGTCGGCGAACGAGGTCGACCCCTATGGCTCGGTGAACACGGTCGTCGGAGCCTGA
- a CDS encoding phosphotransferase: MISQPELQMLWESVEPTTALAERFGFAGVDAAAVWLSETLRDAWALDVESCDRLVMSASKLLAWVTIDGESFVAKCAVDPSLFPGLAEIDTLIAWLDAEGVPVAAPVRSRDGGLRVERDRISVGLYPAIMGDPLDVEDGHQLVAAGRTLALLHKALAAYPPRLTAVPGETGQLVHGDFRSANVLQRHGEIAAILDFDEACYQDRAWEVGRSAVLLGTQYHDWRPMSLANRATFIAAYSEVAPLTDSQRDSIDGVANAVLRHFGWS; encoded by the coding sequence ATGATTTCCCAGCCTGAGTTGCAGATGTTATGGGAGTCCGTCGAGCCGACAACGGCACTGGCTGAACGCTTCGGGTTCGCCGGCGTCGATGCCGCTGCCGTGTGGCTCAGCGAAACCCTTCGCGATGCGTGGGCGCTCGACGTTGAGAGCTGCGACCGCCTGGTGATGAGTGCGAGCAAGCTCCTTGCATGGGTGACGATCGACGGCGAGTCGTTCGTCGCCAAGTGCGCTGTGGACCCGTCGTTGTTCCCAGGACTAGCGGAAATCGACACACTTATCGCGTGGCTCGACGCCGAAGGCGTGCCCGTGGCCGCACCGGTTCGAAGCCGGGATGGCGGCTTGCGAGTCGAACGCGATCGCATCTCTGTCGGCCTTTATCCAGCGATCATGGGGGATCCGCTCGACGTTGAGGATGGCCACCAGCTGGTGGCCGCCGGTCGGACGCTGGCGCTGCTGCACAAGGCGCTGGCCGCGTACCCGCCGCGCCTTACCGCCGTGCCAGGCGAGACGGGGCAGCTCGTGCATGGGGACTTCCGGTCTGCGAACGTCCTCCAGCGACACGGCGAAATCGCCGCGATCCTCGACTTCGACGAAGCCTGTTACCAGGACAGGGCGTGGGAAGTAGGACGGTCCGCGGTTCTGCTCGGTACCCAGTACCACGACTGGCGCCCGATGAGCCTGGCCAATCGCGCGACATTCATCGCCGCGTACAGCGAGGTCGCTCCTCTGACCGATAGCCAGAGAGACAGCATCGACGGCGTCGCCAACGCTGTCTTGCGGCACTTCGGGTGGTCGTAG
- a CDS encoding nuclear transport factor 2 family protein — protein MSKELKNEELPAAVHGFVDGWQSGDADKVEALFTENAVVTDEGHTHRGKDEIRTWIRNTIHLFTTTLTFLGGREVGGMVGASYRLEGDFPGGVVALEYQFHLDEEGQIVELDFAESAA, from the coding sequence ATGAGCAAGGAACTGAAGAATGAAGAACTGCCGGCGGCCGTGCACGGTTTCGTCGACGGGTGGCAGTCGGGTGATGCGGACAAGGTCGAGGCGCTGTTCACCGAGAACGCGGTCGTCACCGACGAAGGCCACACGCATCGCGGCAAGGACGAGATCCGCACCTGGATCCGCAACACGATCCACCTCTTCACCACCACCCTCACGTTCCTCGGGGGACGCGAGGTCGGCGGGATGGTGGGAGCGTCGTACCGCCTCGAGGGCGACTTCCCGGGCGGAGTCGTGGCACTGGAGTACCAGTTCCACCTCGATGAGGAGGGCCAGATCGTCGAGCTGGACTTCGCCGAGTCGGCAGCCTGA
- a CDS encoding SDR family oxidoreductase — MSQTDRDRLDGRRTLVTGGTKGAGAAVVDRLRELGADVYVTARSMPAGYEHPDRFIAADTSTKEGTDLVAAELSKAGGADIIVHVVGGSSTPAGGFEAVPEEQWITELQLNFLGAVRLDHALIPGMIAKGSGVVLHFTSIQHVQPQWESTLPYAAAKAALRTYSKGLATELAPKGVRVNALSPGGINTEATAVFYDRLAEANGISREAAAQRVMDSLGGVPLGRFAETEEIADLVGFLVSDRASAIVSTEVVIDGGTVRTV; from the coding sequence ATGTCACAGACAGATCGCGACCGCCTGGACGGTCGCCGAACGCTGGTCACCGGAGGAACGAAGGGCGCGGGCGCCGCGGTGGTCGACAGGCTGCGAGAACTCGGCGCGGACGTCTACGTGACCGCCCGATCGATGCCCGCAGGCTACGAGCACCCCGACCGTTTCATCGCGGCTGACACCTCCACCAAGGAGGGCACGGACCTCGTCGCCGCAGAGTTGTCGAAAGCTGGCGGCGCCGACATCATCGTGCACGTCGTGGGTGGCAGCTCGACTCCGGCGGGCGGGTTCGAGGCCGTTCCCGAGGAGCAGTGGATCACCGAACTTCAGCTCAACTTCCTCGGCGCCGTGCGCCTCGACCACGCGCTGATCCCCGGAATGATCGCCAAGGGATCAGGAGTCGTGCTGCACTTCACCTCGATCCAGCATGTGCAACCGCAGTGGGAATCGACACTCCCCTACGCGGCGGCGAAGGCGGCACTGCGCACCTACAGCAAGGGATTGGCGACCGAGCTCGCGCCGAAGGGCGTGCGCGTGAACGCCCTCAGTCCCGGCGGCATCAACACAGAGGCCACCGCGGTGTTCTACGACCGACTCGCCGAAGCCAACGGGATCAGTCGCGAAGCCGCCGCACAGCGGGTCATGGACTCTCTCGGAGGCGTACCCCTGGGCCGGTTCGCCGAGACGGAGGAGATCGCGGACCTCGTAGGGTTCCTGGTCTCCGACCGAGCATCGGCCATCGTCAGCACGGAGGTCGTCATCGACGGAGGAACAGTCCGTACGGTCTGA
- a CDS encoding MarR family winged helix-turn-helix transcriptional regulator: MENSRTGDGSRSLRASDFPYRSELLANLSALILLWDSPALQGDILAKSGETIDQPSHQTLRHLLAWGPMRPTALSEVLATGASYVSKIVRRLESDGLVERKTDPTDRRATLISLTEAGEEAARGVYALGDRMIAEVLEGWSPADVRRYTALTERFVKDAIASADRMLERGLLPDES, translated from the coding sequence GTGGAGAACAGCAGAACGGGCGACGGCTCACGATCGCTGCGCGCCAGCGACTTCCCCTACCGGTCAGAGCTACTCGCCAACCTCAGTGCCCTGATCCTTCTCTGGGATTCGCCCGCCCTCCAGGGCGACATCCTCGCCAAGAGCGGCGAGACGATCGACCAGCCGTCCCACCAGACGCTCAGGCATCTTCTCGCGTGGGGGCCGATGCGGCCGACCGCACTCTCGGAGGTGCTGGCGACCGGCGCCTCGTACGTCAGCAAGATCGTGCGACGGCTCGAAAGCGATGGACTCGTCGAGCGCAAGACGGATCCGACCGACCGCCGCGCGACTCTGATCAGCCTCACCGAGGCGGGAGAAGAGGCGGCCCGAGGCGTCTACGCGCTCGGCGACCGGATGATCGCCGAGGTGCTCGAGGGGTGGTCTCCCGCCGACGTGCGTCGGTACACAGCCCTCACCGAGCGATTCGTGAAGGATGCGATCGCATCGGCCGATCGGATGCTCGAACGAGGCCTCCTCCCCGACGAGTCCTGA
- a CDS encoding DNA alkylation repair protein, translating to MGTMDELIDPGVVARLRDSLTAVAPGLPLPALTEAGRAIPGKRLRDRVDIVRDALLTDVPAGFPAARRMVLDLLKVPQFGGWSIWPTSEFVTARALETGSTTDFDAAMEVLAQLTIGLSSEFAVRDLLIARPERALGVMRSWTGHENEHVRRLATEGSRSYLPWAKRVPWLIAHPDATRGILDAIYRDPAEYVRRSVANHLNDLSRVDPALVAEIGRGWHGQPDVNTPWVLRHGLRTLVKKGDPESLSLLGYKGDGLSVGLPRLSSPSVPQGGALEFSAVVTNDGSIDAAVAIDYSIGFLRANGSVSPKTFKLASRRLAPGESVVVSKTHSFRPITTRTYYPGRHSVTVQVNGKVSPSADFALEGDAGPQQG from the coding sequence ATGGGAACCATGGACGAGCTGATCGACCCGGGCGTCGTTGCCCGCTTGCGGGATTCGCTGACAGCGGTCGCGCCGGGGCTGCCGCTGCCGGCGCTCACGGAAGCCGGGCGTGCGATCCCCGGGAAGCGGTTGCGGGACCGAGTGGACATCGTTCGTGATGCCCTCCTGACCGACGTGCCGGCGGGGTTCCCCGCCGCTCGGAGGATGGTACTGGACCTCCTGAAGGTCCCGCAGTTCGGGGGCTGGAGCATCTGGCCCACGAGCGAATTCGTGACAGCCCGCGCACTCGAGACTGGCTCGACGACCGACTTCGATGCGGCGATGGAGGTGCTGGCGCAGCTCACGATCGGCCTCAGCAGCGAGTTCGCGGTTCGCGACCTTCTGATCGCTCGACCGGAGCGCGCCCTCGGCGTCATGCGCAGCTGGACCGGTCACGAGAACGAGCATGTGCGCCGCCTCGCGACCGAAGGGTCACGTTCGTATCTGCCGTGGGCCAAGCGGGTCCCCTGGCTCATTGCACACCCCGACGCCACGCGGGGAATCCTCGACGCGATCTACCGCGACCCTGCGGAGTATGTGCGTCGTTCGGTCGCCAACCACCTCAACGACCTGAGCCGCGTCGACCCTGCCCTCGTGGCCGAGATCGGTCGCGGCTGGCACGGGCAGCCCGACGTGAACACGCCGTGGGTGCTCCGGCACGGCCTGCGCACCCTCGTCAAGAAGGGCGACCCGGAGTCGCTATCGCTGCTGGGGTATAAGGGCGATGGCCTCAGCGTGGGACTCCCGCGCCTCTCCAGCCCGAGCGTCCCGCAGGGCGGCGCGCTCGAGTTCTCGGCGGTGGTGACCAACGACGGCAGCATCGACGCGGCCGTGGCGATCGACTACTCCATCGGATTCCTGCGCGCCAACGGCTCGGTGAGTCCGAAGACCTTCAAGCTCGCGTCACGCCGGCTCGCTCCGGGAGAGAGTGTCGTGGTGAGCAAGACGCACTCGTTCCGCCCCATCACGACGCGCACCTACTATCCCGGCAGGCACTCCGTGACCGTGCAGGTCAACGGCAAGGTTTCCCCATCGGCTGACTTCGCGCTCGAGGGCGACGCGGGCCCCCAGCAGGGGTGA
- a CDS encoding MarR family winged helix-turn-helix transcriptional regulator translates to MKGERDAKGRADVGGTDLPDARGFPYRSKLLSSLSALILMWDSPVLQGEILAKSGEAIDQPAHQALRHLLAWGPTRPSVLAEVIGTGASNVSKIIGRLDQDGLVERGADDDDGRVTVISLTPLGEEAARGVYALGDRMIAEVLEGWSLGDVRRYTTLTERFVTDAITSTARMRERGLRP, encoded by the coding sequence ATGAAAGGCGAACGCGATGCGAAGGGCCGGGCGGACGTCGGCGGTACCGACCTTCCGGACGCTCGCGGCTTTCCCTACCGGTCGAAGCTGCTGTCGAGTCTGAGCGCGCTGATCCTGATGTGGGATTCGCCCGTCCTGCAGGGCGAGATCCTCGCGAAGTCGGGGGAGGCCATCGACCAGCCGGCTCACCAGGCTCTGCGCCATCTGCTGGCATGGGGACCGACCAGGCCGAGCGTGCTTGCCGAGGTCATCGGGACCGGCGCTTCGAACGTGAGCAAGATCATCGGGCGCCTCGACCAGGACGGCCTGGTCGAACGCGGCGCCGATGATGACGACGGACGTGTCACCGTCATCTCACTCACACCGCTGGGCGAGGAAGCGGCGCGTGGGGTCTATGCGCTCGGAGATCGGATGATCGCCGAAGTGCTCGAGGGGTGGTCGCTCGGCGATGTGCGGCGGTACACGACCCTCACCGAGCGGTTCGTCACCGACGCGATCACATCCACGGCACGGATGCGCGAGCGCGGACTGCGCCCGTGA
- a CDS encoding LacI family DNA-binding transcriptional regulator, translating to MSPAKRVTIADIARMAGVSPGAVSFALNGRPGVSDETRQRILSIVEQNGWQPSSAARALVGAKANTVGFALARPARSLGAEAFFTDLIAGIESRLSESKVSLQLRLVSDVAEEMEVHRQWRSSNQVDGFIFIDPRDDDPRAARIEALDARAVMIGSKPSPDGSVPSVWIGDDAVAETLFSYLAALGHTRIAYVAGPADLEHTHLRAEVLERMASDGVEGEVITTDFSPARASAVTRSLLSGRQRPTAIVYDNDVMAVAGLRVSQEMGRAVPRDVSLASFDDSVIAGLINPSITAMTRDTFELGERAATLLLQQIEAGANLPSVEGPTPVLTARESTAPPARLD from the coding sequence ATGAGTCCGGCGAAACGCGTCACCATCGCCGATATCGCGCGGATGGCCGGGGTCTCCCCCGGAGCCGTTTCCTTCGCTCTGAACGGCCGTCCCGGCGTGAGCGACGAGACCCGGCAGCGGATCCTCTCGATCGTCGAGCAGAACGGCTGGCAGCCGAGCTCGGCGGCGCGCGCGCTCGTCGGGGCGAAGGCGAACACGGTCGGCTTCGCGCTCGCCCGCCCTGCGCGATCCCTCGGTGCGGAGGCGTTCTTCACCGACCTGATCGCCGGCATCGAGTCGCGGCTCTCGGAGAGCAAGGTCAGCCTGCAGCTGCGTCTCGTGAGCGACGTCGCCGAGGAGATGGAGGTGCACCGGCAGTGGCGCTCCTCGAATCAGGTCGACGGCTTCATCTTCATCGATCCGCGCGACGACGACCCCCGTGCTGCACGGATCGAGGCGCTCGACGCCCGTGCCGTGATGATCGGCTCCAAGCCCTCTCCAGACGGTTCGGTGCCGAGCGTCTGGATCGGCGACGATGCGGTGGCCGAGACGCTGTTCTCCTATCTCGCGGCCCTCGGGCACACCCGGATCGCCTACGTCGCCGGCCCTGCCGACCTCGAGCACACGCACCTGCGCGCCGAGGTGCTCGAGCGTATGGCTTCCGACGGTGTCGAAGGCGAGGTGATCACGACGGACTTCTCGCCCGCGCGCGCCTCCGCGGTCACCCGCTCACTGCTCTCCGGACGCCAGCGTCCGACCGCGATCGTCTACGACAACGACGTGATGGCCGTCGCCGGACTCCGCGTCTCGCAGGAGATGGGGCGGGCCGTGCCGCGGGATGTGTCGCTCGCGTCGTTCGACGACTCCGTCATCGCCGGCCTGATCAACCCCTCGATCACCGCGATGACCCGCGACACCTTCGAGCTCGGCGAGCGCGCGGCCACCCTGCTGCTGCAGCAGATCGAGGCGGGCGCGAACCTGCCGAGCGTCGAGGGGCCGACGCCGGTGCTCACGGCGCGCGAGAGCACGGCTCCGCCGGCGCGGCTCGACTGA
- a CDS encoding MmcQ/YjbR family DNA-binding protein yields the protein MATIDDLREIALALPGVHEVIDGHTGDAAWRVKSGMFTGLRGPRQTDLRQLEDLGREWPAGVVIGVRTASLEEKEALLAAEPDALFTIPHFDGYPGLLVRLDVIDRERLAELVTDAWLTRAPVRVAKEWLAEHGLE from the coding sequence ATGGCCACCATCGACGATCTGCGCGAGATCGCGCTCGCGCTGCCCGGCGTGCACGAGGTGATCGATGGGCACACCGGTGATGCCGCGTGGCGGGTCAAGAGCGGGATGTTCACCGGTCTTCGTGGTCCGCGACAGACCGACCTCCGCCAGCTCGAGGACCTCGGGCGGGAGTGGCCGGCCGGCGTCGTGATCGGAGTGCGGACGGCGAGCCTCGAGGAGAAGGAAGCCCTGCTCGCGGCCGAGCCGGATGCACTCTTCACGATCCCGCATTTCGACGGATATCCGGGGCTGCTCGTTCGGCTCGACGTGATCGATCGGGAACGCCTGGCCGAGCTCGTCACGGATGCCTGGCTCACGCGCGCACCCGTGCGAGTCGCGAAGGAGTGGCTCGCGGAGCACGGGCTGGAGTGA
- a CDS encoding MarR family winged helix-turn-helix transcriptional regulator, protein MTTRRTPTAPQLRIWRDFIETVADIQGELGRRLQDESGLSAADYSVLLALSDQSDHELRSSELAAAIGWERSRLSHHLGRMERRGLIRRDDCATDNRGAVVVLTEEGAGAFRRSNVPHLRAIRELFVDHLDDEQLQQVSEITRALKTGV, encoded by the coding sequence ATGACCACGCGCCGCACGCCCACCGCGCCGCAGCTGCGCATTTGGCGAGACTTCATCGAGACCGTCGCCGATATCCAGGGCGAACTGGGGCGACGCCTGCAGGACGAGTCCGGTCTCTCGGCGGCGGACTACTCCGTGCTGCTCGCGCTGAGCGATCAGAGCGACCACGAGCTCCGGTCGAGCGAGCTCGCCGCAGCCATCGGGTGGGAACGCAGCCGACTGTCGCACCACCTCGGACGCATGGAGCGCCGCGGCCTGATCCGACGTGACGACTGCGCGACCGACAACCGCGGAGCCGTCGTCGTCCTGACCGAGGAAGGCGCCGGAGCCTTCCGGCGATCGAACGTGCCGCACCTTCGCGCGATCCGCGAGCTCTTCGTCGACCACCTCGACGACGAGCAGCTGCAGCAGGTCAGCGAGATCACCCGCGCGCTGAAGACGGGCGTCTAG